A region of the Vanrija pseudolonga chromosome 2, complete sequence genome:
CCCGGCAATCTTCTTgcccctccgcgccgacccgACGTTCAATGAGAACAGCTGCAACACGCTCTGCACGGAGGTGATGCTGAACTGGAACACGCAGATTGACCTCTCTGCTACCACAAAAACAGAAGTGGGGATGCTGGTGCATGCTGGCGTGCCCTCGCTTTTCTGGGGATGCGCCACCGTTGGCTGGGTGGCGTCATTGCGCCATCTCCGGATCTAGATCCCTTcgctcaccgccgctggCTCTACCATGTGGATCTTTGGGGGTCAGTTTGGTGTTTAGTTGGTCCAGCTGGCGTTGCAAGCATGACAAGAGGGAAGTGGTGGGGGCATCGAGCGAGCCGGCACTCAAGTATCGGCGCAACTGGAGTATGAGGGATCCGGCGCCTTTATGTACCGCCTAGCCTTTGGCTGGCCGTCCCCTTCTCCGGCCGCTGGGAGCATTGGCCTTCAACCTGGCGTGCGCATCCCATAAGAATACGTTGCATATCTCGTCGGTGCTTCAGCTTCGAtgcagcgtcgtcgccgtcaccgtcgtcgtcgtcgacactgAACAAGGTCGACGGAGACGCAGCAGTGCAGCGTCTCTCGGGTGACATttccgcctccgccgccaagcgccgGCTGTGCGGCAAGTGGAATTTCCAAGACGGCCGACTCGACCGGGACAGTCGCTACTCGCTCGACTCCGTCGCTTGCTCGCTTGCTCATCTCTGTCTTACATTGCTTcaataacaacaacatcGCCATCACACGGTTCATGCGACTCGCACCGTCGTTGATCGCCCCTACACGCCTGTTCGCTAACTCCTCTGCGCGCGCTACTCTCCCCGTCCACCCTCGGCCTTTcaaccacctccaccacctccacccccgcTCCATCTCAACAACCATGACGGCCACCGCGCCCTCTCCGGCGCCGTACGAGCccaccgcggccgcgacAGCGACACAGCAGACATCCACGGGCGTCAAGCTGACCGCACACAACCAGTACGACGCGACACGGCTCGACCGTACCTCGCTCCCAGCGGACCCGCTCGACCTCTTCCGCGCGTGgcttgccgaggcgctccGGCCCGCTCCGGGCTCGCCGTTCCCGCCCGtgcgcgagcccgaggcgatGGTACtctcgaccgcgacggcgcgcggtgtGCCATCGTCCCGTGTCGTGCTGctcaaggaggtcgacgcggacgGCTTCGTCTTCTTCACAAACTACAACTCGCGCAagagcgccgagctgcaggccAACCCGTAcgctgcgctcgcgttcCACTGGCGCGAGGTCTCGCGCCaggtgcgcgtcgtcggcaaggtcgagaagGTGTCGCGTGCAGAGAGCGAGGCGTACTTTGCTACCCGGCCACGCGGgagccagctcggcgcgtgggcgtcggcccagtcgagcgctgtgggcgagggcgcactcgccgctgccgtcgaggacgccgccaagaagTTTGAGGGCAAGGATGTGCCCTGCCCCGAGCACTGGGGAGGCTGGCGCCTGGTCCCATTGTGAGTTTGGCTGTTGGTGCTGAtcgctgacaccgcagcgAGATCGAGTTCTGGGCGGGCCAGCCAAGCAGGCTGCACGACAGGTTCAGGTACACGCGCcccgaggccggcggcgagtgggccgtcgatcgcctcgcgccatagtgcgatggcgagcgagcatgaGCATGATTGCATGGATTTCAATGGGCTTTTTGGCCGTGCTGGTGCTGATTGCACGCACTGCATTGCCATGGCCGTGCGGCcttggcgtggcgtggcggcgatgCCCCGGCTTCGCGCCGCGACGTGGAAGCGGCCAAtgcagctcgccctcgtcccaCTAACGTATATCTAACCGGCCCCCGCGCGTGCGGcgactcgagcagcagcaccagcagcagcagcgagagaACCAGCGACGAAGAATCTAACCATGGCTAtgcccctcccctcgcccaaCACTGCTCCacccgacggcgccgagcccgctcccgccgccagcgccgcctcgccgccgcacaaCTCGGTCTTCAACAAGCTCCTCTCCAAGGCCGGGCCGCACCTCGCCCCCCGGCTCCAGCACGCGCAGTCCAAGCTCACTGCGCACAGCtacggcgcgcagctcgacacTGCGctccgctcgtcgtcgtcctcgctcgaggcccgcgtccgccgcgtgtcgggccgcctcgacgccgtccatgccggctggggcggcaaggtcgacgccgcagcggaCAAGTACGGCGCCAAGCTTGGCTCGCagctcgccagcgccgggaTCGAGGGGcgcgtcgactcggccgtcAAGCGCTTCGGGCACTCGCTCGGCGATTTCGAACACCGTCTCGGGTACGATGCGCCCGCCCctgtcgccgctggcccAGAGGCAcagcagcctcagcagcagcaacagcaatTCTACCCGCCACCACCTGGCGCTCCGGcgcgcaagcagcagcagcagcagccggagccacagcagcaccaacagcaacagcagcagctcgtcgtcgagccaccCACTGCCCCCAGCACCGTCAGCCCTGGGCCTTACGATTCACCCCctggctcgccgccgcggcccgtCAAGCCTGTCGAGCCACGCCTCAACGAGCAGGTTCAAGGCCGGTTCGAGTCACCGCCCGGCTCGCCACCGCGGGtcgcgctcgggctcgagcacAAGCCGGCGCCTGAGACATCCACGACGCagcccgcacccgcacccgcacccgcacccgcacccgcacccgcacccgcacatgcacctgcacccacccccgcgctTCCAGAGCCTGCGCCAGCTCCACCCAGTACTTCTGTGCTCGCTCCTCGTGGTGGCGCTTCGCCTCCTCCCGTCGCTTCTCTATCTCTTCCTCTCGCTCCTGCCCTTCCTCCTCATATCGCTGGCCCTCCTACCCCCGGTGCTTCTGCTCCTCCCGCTCCTACTCCTGGCGTTCCTGGCAGCGCTGATTCTGGTGGTGTGGGACCAGCTCCTCCGCGTGCTCCTGGTGGTCCTCCCGCTCCTTCTGTTCATCCCTATCCCACTCCTTTCGTTTCTCCCGTTATCTACGACCCTCCGTcaccccagcagcagcaccatgCCGAGggcacccccgcccccgaggCTCGTCCTCCAGCGGTCGCAGTcacggccgcgctcgctgagCTCCGTGTCGGCCCAGCTGGCGcccccgcgctcgctgaGCTCGGTACCggccccgccgacggcgctgcCAACGACGAGCAGGGACGCGTCCCCAGCAACGACAGTCACGGCGCTGTCCCCGCGCCCAACCCACTCGTCGCcgggctcgacgccaacCCTGCGGCAGTATATCCCGTCCCCGGCGCTCCCTACGCTCCAAACGTCCACgtccccgacgccgtcgtccctcccgccccgcccgccgacgccaacccCACGGCCACGCCAGCGGTGCGCTCCACaacgccgccaccacgcccgAGATCCAagtcggtggtggtgggcgacTCGCGTGGtggcccgcccccgccacgcccgcagCTCCGCAGCTGGACGTCCAACCCCGCCCTCAAGAGCCTCCCGCCCCGAGCCCGCCCCGCGTTCCCCATCTCGCCGGAGCCGCTGTGGTCGCCAATGTCGCCGGAGGAGCCAATCACCccgtggtgggcggcgtgaaGGAGGACGGCCAGTttgatgacgccgagggcgacgtgcCGCCTCGTAAGTTTGACCCCCGATCGAGCTGACCCCAAGCGCCATATGTTGAAatcgacgagcacgggcTCGCTCCCACCACCATCCCTCCCTC
Encoded here:
- the pdxH_1 gene encoding Pyridoxine/pyridoxamine 5'-phosphate oxidase, whose product is MRLAPSLIAPTRLFANSSARATLPVHPRPFNHLHHLHPRSISTTMTATAPSPAPYEPTAAATATQQTSTGVKLTAHNQYDATRLDRTSLPADPLDLFRAWLAEALRPAPGSPFPPVREPEAMVLSTATARGVPSSRVVLLKEVDADGFVFFTNYNSRKSAELQANPYAALAFHWREVSRQVRVVGKVEKVSRAESEAYFATRPRGSQLGAWASAQSSAVGEGALAAAVEDAAKKFEGKDVPCPEHWGGWRLVPFEIEFWAGQPSRLHDRFRYTRPEAGGEWAVDRLAP